The following is a genomic window from Balneolales bacterium ANBcel1.
GGAAGTCCGGTATCCATTCCTTCATCAACCAAATGAACAGTAGCTCCCATAAACCTGGCTCCACTCTTCAGTGTATCTTCGAAACCACCAAGACCCGGAAAAGCCGGTAATATTGATGGATGAAAGTTGAGAATCCTGCCCTTCATTTGCTGAAGTAACCTTCCCTTCAGGAGCCTGGTATAAAAAGAAATAATCAGATCCTCTCTGGTCAGTGAAAAAGCCTTGCAGATCGCATCTGAAAACGCTTCACCGGTTTTGCTGTACAATGGAACAAGATCAATCCCGTAAAAACGCGCAATATCCTCGGCACCACATGGCCTGTCTGTGACTATCGCAGATATTTTCTTCCGAAGATACAGACTCTGCTCAAGTGTCTTCGATAATACGCTTCCATTGGTGGAACACAGTATGATTGCTTTCATTATGCCTGCTCCAGGTGATAAGCCTCTAGTAAGTCCGCGGAATTTCTTCTACCATTAAACATCAGGACATCAATAATGGATAACCACGGGATATGCTTATCTCCAAACTGATTATATTCAACCGGCTTAGGTTTGATAAACCTTAGATCAATGCCTTGGTCTCTAAAATCACTTTTATTATAAAGCTTTTTACCTCCGGCAGGGTTTATGTAAACTTGCGCCCCAGCTTTACAGCAGATATCAATAATCCGTTCTTGTGCTTTCAGTTGGCTATTGCCGTTCGTAACGGAATTTCTGTAAAACCGGCACTCAATGCCCAGATACCGGGCACACACCTCTACACTTCTCTCGGCCAGATTCTGGATGTACGGTGAATCTGTATCAAGTACTTGCTCAATTAAAGTCATCACTTCAGTAAAAAAGGGGGCTTTGCCATAGGCATGACGGATGGTTAACAGCAGCTTTCTTTTACCTTTTCCATCCAAACGATGTTCAATTTCATTTATCAATCTGTTTTGTGATGGGTTAAAACAGGGAATAGTGAGGTATTTCCCCTCTCCATTGACCAGAATTCTATTTCTGTTGATCCATCCCCTCTTGATAAAGCTTACATCATCGAGAAAAACAAATTGATCGACTGCATTTGCCAACTGAAAATAACCCAGATAAGGAAAAAAATATGGCTGCATGGCAGCTAGTCGGCTTGTTTCGACTGGCAAATTGTGATCTGTCCCGAGCTCCTCCTTCAAATCGGAACTTCCTCCGGCCAATGAAGCTGGATAATCTATATCATTATCTCTCAGGAAATCAGTCATAGCTATTTTATCCCCGAATATGACGATTTATTTTTTCCACAAGCTGACCGGCATAGTTCTCAAGCGTGAACTTCTCAAGAACCACTTCACGCCCCTGGCTTGCGATACTTTGTAATTTTTTGTCGTCCAGACTCAACAGCTCTTTAAGCTCACCGCTCCTCTGCCCGGTCATTAGTATCCCACTGCCATTCCCAAAGACTTTTTCCAGTTCGGAATTGTGATCGGAAAGAACACAGCTCCCGGAGACCAGAGCGTTACGCACTCTTTCGTGTACCTTGTCAGGAAACCCGGGGTCACAGTTGAGCACAACCTTTGTGCTGCGATACAATTCATCCAGCTTTTGCATCGAGACCTCTCCAATCCAGCGGATATTTCCTGCTTTTTTCAGGGTTGGAATCATATCCGCAGCATCCGGATGGGCCGTTACTACTATCTTCCTTGCAGATTCGACATCTGATAGTTCTCCAAGCATTTCAAACCTTCTTTCCATCCTCACATACCAATCCACCAGACTCAAAACACTCATCCACCGGAAATCATCCTCTGTTGACGGAGTCGAAAACTCGTAGCTTGTGTATCCCGACACCCTCATCGACTCACAGAAATGAGTAAACACCGACGAGGAGTAATCATTCTTTGATCTTCGGTAGGTCTCAATACCCACTTTCTTTGCATCCTGACCAAGCTCTTGCAACTGAGCTTTCAAACTCACTTTTTGAGTCAGAAACTTGTGGATCCCCCACGGCACAAGAATATCAACTTCCCGTTCTGAAATCGGTTTAAGATCTTTTTCTGGTATAACAGGGCTCATGGGAGGCGGATTATTCAACACCTCCGTTTGGGCCTTCCCAGGATATAGCGCCTGATACTCGTCTGCAATCGACCGGCAGGAAGTGAAAAACACCGTTTTCTTTGCACTGCGGCTCAAACGATTCCACATGAACCGGGTGTAGGGATGGTCACCGATAAACCCAAAAACCCTGGAATTCAAAAGATCAAACACATTACCGTTTACATTCATATCGGCATGCACCCACAAGTCATAGCCCATTACCCCTGCAAAGAAAGCGTGACCGGGAGTGTTGGACTGTACAACTACTTTTTCAAAGAAATTTGAATCTGAAGCCGATACTACATCGGTATTTATACCCCTTGATTTCACCTCGTTCGCAAGCTGTTTTGCTCTTTTCAGATGGAGCCCATGAGCTCCTCCCTGAACGCCCGGAACTACAAAATGCAAATGAGTTAGGCGGTTACCCGCCAAACCATTGGTTCGGCGGGTATCCTTCGCACTTATTTCAACGACATCCAAGACTTTGGATTCCTTTCTTACCTGACCAGCCCCTGATACTTTTTTATTCATGCTCCAAAACCAGTCATTTCTCCGTGATGTGAAGTCGGCTGAAAAACTTCCGGACGCATCGGCCTCTCCATTCAAGTCCCCTTTTCTGCTCAACAGGGCATAATTTCTGGCAGTGTTCTCATGGTTGGATTTATCATCTCCCAGAACATCAAGTATCTTTTTATCCTGTTGCCCAATGTGATAACCTGAAACCATCTTGAGCTGCAGCCAAGAGTCAATCAGCTTGATTCTCAGCCAGGTCAAATGGTCGTCACTGCCCCTATCAGCGGAAACATCATGCACAGGAAACAGTAATGGGAGGTCTACCGTGATATTCTCGCCCATCTTACTGGTCTGCATCAGCTTCTTCATGACCTCGACCGCTTGCTGCCTCCTTCCAAGAATGTTTAAGACCCTGGCAAGAGTAAGGGAAAGTTCCGCACCCGTATACCCCTTGTTGTAACGCTCGATTAATATTCCGGCAGCATCAAGCAAAAGCGCTGCACGTTCCGACCCTGAAACCCCAACTGTCTCGGCCGCACAGATATAGCCAATTGCCCGATAATACTCTTTATTTCCCGTTCGTAACGAATTCTCCTTCCACTTTTCCATCAATGGCGAGGTCCACGGATAACGGCTGAAATGTTCTTTCCACAAACCCTCATCCGGAGTATTCGGCTTGACCTGCTCATCATGAATCCACCCTTCCGCCTGCAATACTTCCACCTTGTTTTGCGTCAATGCCACCAAATTTTGCAGATAACCATTCGCCGGCGCCTTAAGATCGTGTGGAATCATCAGTTTCAAATGATTCAGATACTCATAAATCGCATATCCCGAATTCTGCAATGACTCTAAAACCTTATAACGACTCGGAGCATCGCCGTTCAATGCGAGGATAATCACAGGCGAGGCACTCCGTAGTAAACTTTCCGCCCCGGCCAGAACTCCTGCTTCCAATCCATTGATATCCAGTTTGATCACATCCACCTCCGGACGCCCCTCAAACTCCCACCAGGCATCCAGTGTCACAAGACTCACCTCGTCACCCTGCCCATCAGCGACAATCGTGCTCTCCTCCGGAGTCTTGCCCGTTTGCAAAACAGCTTTGCCCGATGTTTCCGAAACCGCCCGGCCGATCACCTCGACCTGATCCAACCCATTCTCCAGCTTGCTCATCTCCAAATGCCTGCGCGCCATTACCCCCGGCTCAAACGCATACACCTTCCCATCCGGACCCACTTTCTTCGCCATCGGCAACGCGTACACCCCGAACCCGGCGCCCACATCCACCACATTCATGCCCGGCTTGAGGTACTCCCGCACAAACTGGAGCTCCGGCTCATACCACTGCTCCTGCTCCAACAGCACATACGGGGTCAGCATATTCAGATCCGCCGGCGTGCAAATGGTCACCTCGTCTTTCGTCTCAATTTTCCAGACCTCCTTCGCGGATTCCTTCACAAAGCCGTTTACACCGCTATCCGGCCCAACACCTTCGCCTTCATGTTCATCAATGCGATCGTGACCGTTCCTGTTTTCAAGCCCATGGCTCGCGTCCGCTTCCGCCACGCTTCCATTTTTTTTCTGTGGATGGGTCTCGTGCCCGTTTGACAGTGCGTCGGCACTCTTCGCCACTTTCGCCGTCTTCGCCACTTTCGCCGTCTCCGTCACTGCCGCTTCTTCCAGCGCCTCTATCGTGATGTGATCCCGCCAGTCATCGCGACCGGACTCCCATCCTGCCACACGCTGCTTCCACATCTCGCGAAACGCCGCCGTCAGGTGCGCACCAAACCGCCCACCATCACACAGCGCCGACAACCGCACACGCTCCCGCAGTCCCGCCCTCAGCTCCGCAAGGGCCTCCTTATCCGAAGCCAGCGCCACCGCCTTCTCCACATAGTCCTCCCAACTGCCCGTAACCATCTCCGGCAAGCCCGCATTAACCAGATGTGTCGCCGAATGGCGGCCCGCAAAAGTCGGTCCCGGCAGCGTCACCACCGGCACACCCATCCACAGAGCCTCGCAGGTACTCAATCCACCCGAATACGGCCAGGGATCCAGCGCGATGTCCACCTCATGGTATTTCCCCAGCAGCTCGTCATGCGGCGACTGACCCTCAAACAGCAGGCGATCCTTCTCGATCCCGAGCGATTCCATCTGCCCGACAATCCGCCGCGTGAAAATTTCCGTATCGTACTGCTTGCTCTTGAGCAGCAGCCGGCTGCCCGGAACACGCTTCATGATTTCCGCCCATTGCTCCAGCAGCACCGAATTTACTTTCGTCGGATTGTTAAAGCAGCCGAACGTTACGGCACCATCCCCCGCGGACGGCAGTTCATTGACTTCAGGGGCATATTCCGGTGGCAAAAAGCAGATGTAGTCGTCCGGCATGCGCACCAGCTTCTCGGTATAAAGTTCCTCTACCCCTTCCGGTGTCTCATGGTGGTCGGTGATCAGATAGTCCATGGCCCGCAGTCCGGTGGTATTGAACAATCCGCCCACCCATTTCACGATGACCGGTGCCGGCTCAAGGGCCACTGTCCTCAGGCGGTTATCTGCCGAATGACCGGAGAGCTCCACCAGTATGTCGATTCCGTCGTCGCGGATCATGTCGGCGATCACCTCATCCCGATACCCCAACACCGACTTCCAGCTGTCCGTCACCGCGTGGATTCTCCGGGTGATGGCATCAGACAGGTTGTTGGTTGTATAGCAATAGATTTCAAACTGCTCCTTCGGCAGGTTCTCCAGGGCCGAGGTAATCATCCAGCCGACCGGGTGCCGCCAAAAACCACCCGACAAAAAGCCGATCCGCAACTTTCTGTCGGGGTTTTGATCAGACGGCACCGGTCTGGCCGGACGCACTTTCGGTGAAAACTGCTCATCCCATCGCAAATGCTGCTCAAAAATTTCTTGCCGGCTCCGCTCGGGGTTGTAGTGCAGCCCCATCAGGTAGTTGGAAAACGACTCTACCGACTCCGGCTGATCTGCAAGCGCCCGGAGGTAATTCCGCTCGGATTCGTTGAAGCGGCCGATCTCCTGCAAAGCCAGCGCATAGTTTACCCGTACTGCCGCAAAGGTCGGGTACTCGGACAAAATCTCCTCATAGCGGGAAATTGCTTCCGCATAGGCACCTTCCACCCGGTCGATTTCGGCCAGGGTGATGCGCGCATCCAGGTCGCCCGACTTTTTCCCGATTAGTCCCTTGAGAACCTCCCGCGCTTCGTCAAACCGCTGCAGTTTCTGAAGCAGCCGCGCCTTCTCGCTGATCGCCTCGAAATACTCCTCGTCAATCCTGGCCGCAATATCGTACAGCTCCAGCGCCTTGGTTATATCGCCCTGATCACGGTAGATCGACGCGATTCTGAAAGCCACCCCCGCACTGCGCGGATCCAGCTGATTGGCTCGCTGAAAGCACCTGAGCGCCTCATCCAGCCGGGCCTGAGCCTGGTAAACCGATCCCAGATTAAGCCACGCCTTGAAGAAATCCGGCCGCCGCTTCAGCGCCTCGCGGCCGCAACGGACCGCCTCGTCCAGGTTGCCCAGTTCCAGATACGCCAGAGAGAGCAAATGCCAGGTTTCCGGTTCATCGGAGCCACGATTCAGTGCCTCCTGCAAATAAGGCACTGCTTTTCCGTATTCCCGCTTGCTGATAAGCGCTACACCCATGTAGTGCCAGACCGGCCAGGGAGACTTCTTCTTTTTCTTCAACAAGGGCCTGAGAGCCTGGATGGCCTTGTCCGTATTCGGTTTTTTGCTGTTTAACAGGGCTATTGCGCGTTCGAGCTGTAATTTCATCGGATCGTTTTTTGATAGCGGGAAAGGGACACAGGATCGCAATCCGGCCCGCCATCATCCCTAATTAACTGTGTGGTATCGCCGGGCAAATCAACTGCCCGCTACCACGGATGAACCATTGTCCGGGGCAGCGGCCTTCGATACCGCGGCCTTCCGCCCCCCCTCTCTCTTTACAAATAATGTGCCACCCTTTATGGCACAAGTTTTGCTCTGATGATCCTGTCCGTGCCGTGAATCGTGCGGGTGTCGTTTTGTTTAAAAGATCCTAACGTTCTGGGCGTTAAGTTTTTTTTCAAAAAATCCGATAAACCGGGTAACCAACCGTTATCCAGATTTTACAACCCATGAGAAATCCACAACTTGAATATCAAAGACAGTCGGTACTCAATGCCTCACCAATCAAACTCATTGTGAAGTTATATGATCTGGCGATACAGGCATCGTACCGGGAGGATCAACAGAAGCTGAGGGACATCCTCTCTACCCTGATCAAGGGACTGAATTTTGAACATGAGCCTGCAGATCAGCTTTTCAACCTGTACCGATACTGTCAGGATCTGGCCCGGCAGCATAAATATGACGAAGTGCGCGAAGTCCTGGAACCCTTGCGGGAAGCCTGGGAAGAAACCGCCACCCAAACCACCATGCAAAGCGCCAACGGCACCTTTTGATGTATAACACCGGCCCTGAAACCGGATCGTCCCCCCATGTCCGCTCCGACAGGTGCGACACCGGGACAACGAGTCAGGGCCATCAGGTTTCATTACACCATAGAAGGTTTTCACTGTTATGAGCTCCGTAGGAAATATTTTCCAGTCAACCAATCCTTACGAAAAATTTGTCCAGCAGCTGGTCGAACTTGAAAGCCAGACCAAGTACAAATTGCAGGCTCAGCAGGGTGTGCACCGTGAGCGGAAAGATGCCCTGGGAGCCGTCAGCTCTTCCATCTCCAAATTCAACAGCAAACTGGAGGAACTGCAGGATAAAGACAACAACGCCTTCCATCCGCTGAAAACCTCTTCCTCCAACGAAAAAGCCATACGGGTGAATTCGGCCAGTGGTATTGACCGGCCATCGGTCTATAATATCGATGTGGAACGCCTGGCAACAAGGGATGTGGCCCTGGCCCAGGTTATGTCCGCCGAAGGAACCGACCTGGCATCCTACGGCAGCGGATCGGTAACCCTCACCATTGGCGACCAGACCGAGACCATCACCCTCGAAACTCAGAAGGACGACGGCGACGGTAATATGGTCGATATGACCAACCACGAAATTCTGGACGCCTTCGCCTCCCAAATTACCGAGCATTTCGGTGATCACGCCCAGGCGAACGTATTCCAGGTAAACAATGACGAAGTTCAGTTTTCCATCCAGAGTCTGAACACCGGCCACGAGAACCGGATTCAGTTCAGTGATGCCGACGGCGTCCTGGATACCATCATCAACGGCAGCGGAGACGACCAGGTACTTGCCATGCATCATCTGGTCGATCAAATGGAGCTGGATGCACGGTTTACGATCGACGGAGTGACGTTTGAACGGGCCGACAACCTGGTGGACGACGCCGTTACCGGTCTTAATTTCGAACTGCTGCGTACCACCACCGAAACCGAACAGATGTCCGTGCAGCGCGACACGGAGAAAGCACGCTCCAACGTCAACAGCTTTGTTTCCGCGTTTAATGAAATGAACAAAACCATCCGCGACCGGACCTTTATCGACGCGGAAGGTGACCGCAGGGGTGCTCTGCAGAATATGCGGGGTATCAGAAACCTGACTCTGAATCTCCGCCAGATCGGACTCCAGTCCATGGATGGCATGGAGCCCGGCCAGGTTGGCAGGCTTGCCGACATGGGGATCAGTTTTGACAAGGACGGCACCATGCGGGTAGACGACTCGGAAAAACTCGATGAGGTTCTTGCGGAGCGCCCCGGAGAAGTTCAGGCATTTTTTACCAGCGAGGAATCTCCCATCAACCTGATGCTGGAGCAAGCCGAATCCTTTACAAAAGCCCGTACCGGCATCATCGCCTCCATGGAAGACGGCATCGACCAGCAGCTCAGCCGGCTCGATAATCGTATCGCCGCACAGGACCGACACCTCGAGCAGTATGAGCAGCGGCAGCGGGCCGAGTTTGCCAAACTTCAGCAGATCATCACCCAGGGTGAAGATCAGTTCAACCAGGTAATGATGTTCCAGCAGCGTCTGGGCATGTTCTGATTCAAAAGTATCCTATGAGCCCCATAATGAACATACTGGATGAACTGAACGCCACCAGCGGCAAACTGCTGGAGCTGGTGGAAGACGAACACTCCTCCATCGATGCGATCGAAGAACTGATGCAGCAGCGAGGCAGCATGATTGCGGAACTCGACCCTCTCACCGACAATGTGGAGCCCTCGGCTTTCACTCCGGAAGAGCAGGATACACTGGTTGAAAAGTTTCGTGTCTACCGCAAACTGCATGAAACCATCCAGCCGGCATTGGAAAAGCTCATGAACGGCAAGGAAGAAGTTATGGGTGATGCCTACAAGCGGCGCAGAGCCGATGACCGATACCACCTTTTGGGAACACCCGATATTTCGTATTATCAGACAAGTAAATAATAGCAGAAGGCTATGGATATAAACAAACTCTCAACCCACCTTAACGGAACACAGGCCGCCGGACAAAAAGCGCAAGCCACCGGTGTGTCCTCAGCCGCAGACGCCAAAGGCAATGCCGCCGATAAGGTTACACTCGATGGTTACAACTTCAAGAAGAATGAGGTGTTGTTTGCCAGATCCGAGTACGACAAACAGGCACAGGCTGCCTTCGAGCGGGTGAAAACCATGAAGGCACAGCTGAACGAATTCGATCAGGCCAAAACGGAGTCTGCTGAAAAAGCGGCATCCACCCCGATCGGAGAAACCCTCAACAGCCCGGATGTCTGGGAGAATATCGCACGGAAAATCCTGGACAGCTGATCTCCCGCTTTTTCCCGAATCCCCCCGGCGCTGCCTGCTTTCAGCACCCCCCCTTCACCACCGTGTCCGGTGTAAAAACGACATTATGAATATGTTGCTCCCGTAACGTATTCACGGGCCCGCGACCAGGCCCCTGACTCTCTTCAATGCGATGAAACCGTTGGAATACGACTGTTTCACTCCTGGCGAATACAACCGCCATGCCGTTCCCCGAAACTGCCCCACTGAGTTTGCCGAAGCCTCTTTCGCAAATGGTATGGAACGACCCCCGGAACTATGACCTGCTCTGGCAGGCGGAACAAATTGCCACCTGCGCATATGGGATGGAATGATCCCCCCCCTTTTGTGGTTGCTCAGCGAACAGAGTGGCGCAAATCGCATAAAAGTCCGTTATATTTGTGTAGTTACTTTGACTTTAATTTTTTTTAATATATAATCCCTCGGTTATATTAACCCTGTTCACAATCATTTCTGCCAATGCAAGGACGTATTTTAGTTGTCGATGACGACAAGCTTCTGCTGGGTTTCATGGAAGAGCATCTATCCATGAACAACTACGATGTCGTCGCGTTCAATTCTCCTGTGGAAGCACTCTCTTACCTGGAAAAGAACCGGGTCGATCTGGTCGTCAGCGATGTCAAAATGAATGAAATGACCGGAGATGAGGTAATGAATCACATCAACCGGAATTACCCGGACACCGGCGTGATTCTCATAACCGGCTTCGGCAGCATCAACCACTCTGTGAATGCCATCCGTAAAGGCGCTTTCGATTACGTGACCAAGCCGTTTACGTCACGCGAGATTCTGTACCGCGTAAACCGGTTTTTTGAAACCGCTCCGGAAGAGCGACGGGCGGAAGCGTCCACGCCGGCACCTTCTACCGGTACCACTACCGGGGAACCGGAATCTGGCGCAGCCCAGTCTTCGAAATCAACCTCCGGCGGACAGAAAAAAGCGGGAGGCGGAAGAGGCGGCCGCAAAGCCGAGATCAAAATGGTAGGGCAGCACCCGCACATCCGGAGGCTGCTCAGCATGTTGCCGCAAATTGCCCGGAACAACGCTCCCATCCTCATCCAGGGCGAAAGCGGAACCGGGAAAGAGGTCTACGCACACCTGATCCACCATGAAAGCGATCGCGCATCCGGCCCTTACCTGAAAATCAACTGCGCCAACCTGCCCTCCGAGCTGGTGGAAAGCACCCTGTTCGGGCATATGAAGGGCTCTTTTACCGGTGCGACCAGCGACCGCAAGGGAGCCTTTGACGAAGCCGACGGTGGCACGCTGCTGCTGGATGAGATCACCGAGATCGACATCAACATTCAGGCAAAGCTGTTGCGGGTTCTGCAGGAAAAAGAGTTCCAGCGCGTCGGCAGCCAGAAGCCGGTGAAGGTGGATGTCCGGGTTATCGCTACCACCAACCGTCAGATGACCGAGGCTATCGCCGAAAACCAGTTCCGCGAAGATCTCTACTACCGCCTGAACGTATTTCCCATCACCATCCCCCCGTTGCGCGAGCGGCGCGATGACATCCCCATGCTGGCCCAGTTCTTCATAGACCGCTATACCTCACAATACGATATGGGGGAAAAGACGCTTTCGAAACAACTGGCCGATTACCTGATGGAACAAGAGTGGAAAGGCAATGTGCGGGAACTTGACAATAAAATCCACCGGGGCGTAATCCTCTCCCAAAAAGAACCCGAAATCTCCATTGAACATGTGGAGGACCACCTCTTTTCGAATGTCGATGAGGAGATCAAAAGCGAGGTTCTGGCCGACATCCCGCTCATCCCCATTGAGGAGATGGAGCTTCAGATGATCAAAAAGGCGCTGGAGAAAACGCGCGGCAATCAGAAGAAGGCGGGGCAGCTGCTGGGTATTTCCGATCGTACCATCCGCAATAAACTGAAGAATAGCGGCTGGACCGAAGAGATGGACTCCGATTAGCCATCAGGACCCCGGCTTCCGTTATCCGGTCTTCTTCCGCAGCTTCATCCCTGCGATTACCCGCTGGGCTTTTTTAAGGTCCTTGCTTTTGGAAAGCGCGACCAGCCAGCGCCGAACATACGTTTCGTTGGATGGCTCCAGTTCCATCATTTTCTGGTACCGTGCTCCCGCGAATTCGTACCAGCCCCGCTCCATGAACAGGGTCAGATAATCAAATACCTGCTCTTCGGTCGCGCTGTCCATCTTCTCGGCAAATGAAGCGCCAAACAGTTTTTTGAACAGCCCTTCCGACTGCTCGAAATCCTCCTGCTCGATGGCGAACAGGAGCAGCCGGTGCAGCAGCCCCTGATCCACATTCCCGCCCCGCAGCATATACAATTTGCTGTAGTGTTCGTACGATGCCTTGCGCATCCCGGCACGAAACGCCATGTCGGCCAGTTGAGCCAGAGTCTCATCTTCCGGCAGCACTTTGTCAAAATTGGCCGCCGAAAGTTCGTCCCTCAGGGAGTAGTAGGTAAGCAGAATGTCGTGCGCCTCTCCCCACCGTTTACCCAGCTGATGAATCCGGTAGAGAATCAGGTAGGGAAGGCGTTGTTTCGGCTCCAGGCGGATCGACTTGACCGCCGTATCCAGCGCCTGGTTCCATTTGTACTGTTCGGCCATGCAGCTGGCCAGCCCGTTGATGGCAGCCAGACGGTCATACGGAAGTACATCGCCCGAGTGCATCACTTTTCGGTACTGCGCGGCGGCGTGCACATATTTTCTCTGGTCGAAGTACCGTGCGCCCATTGTCAGGTAAACCTGGGGGGAGGGACGGGCAACCGACAGCTCATCTTCCGGATCCAGCTCCTCAAACAGCCTGCTCTCCCTGTGTATGTACAGGGGCTCCCCGGTTATGTTGATTCCGTTTCGGGTGATGTGGGAGGTACAGTCGGGCAGGTTCTTTCCGTCAAATAACGGCTCTTTGGAAGCGGCCACAAGCCGTATCTGATAACACTGCCGCAGCATATTGCCGTCGCGCCACTGGATCATCACCGGCGGCCAGTTCTTCAGGCTGTCGGTGTCGAGGGCGCCGAACCCGGAGAGATTCACAATCTCGTCATCCTCCAGAAAAAGAGCCCAACGAGTACTGACTTCGGCAAGCATCCGGTTCCACACCGCCGACCGGTACTCTTTCGGTTCGTAACGCATCCAGCGTACGGTGTCGGGCACATACTCCGGACGGTCGCCCGGCGCCGCTACCTGTACGGCCGGAAACCACGCGAGCCATTGCCTCACAGCATCTGCCTGCAGCATCGTTTCATCCGTCAGAAACAGGACCGGAGTAATGTCGGCCATATTTTCTGTTTCTCCAAAAAGGGTGCTTTCAGAGACCGAAGCGGTTTGTTCTTTTTCCATAATATCTTGTATTGTGAGGATGGTAGCTTAATGTCATTAGTGCCGGATATTCCCTGTTCAGAGATAGTCGAGCAGGGTGTTGTGGATCATTTGGGTATGGACGGCCATGGCCGCCTCAAAGGAGATCTGGGTGCGCTGCATATCGGAAAACGCCTTGGCAAAATCGGTGTCCACCAAATTGCTCACATCCGATTTCATTACAATGTTGGTCGATTCATACTGTTCGAACATGAATTCCAGGCGGTTGATGTTGTTCCCCAGGCGTGACGTGACGATGGAGCTGTGGTCAATCATCTGATCGACATCGCTCATCATGCCGTTCAGCGCCGCAGTATCGTTATCCAGCAGTGCCTGGTGGATATTGTCGATGATTTCAAACATATCGCCCGCGCCACTTTCCCGCAGGTCGGTGCCGGTCACGCTGAACTCGATGAACAGCTCATCGCCGGCCTGCACTTTCAGCGGCGAGCTGTTGCTGTGGTCCGCAACGCCGCCGGGCTCGAGCTCGTCAAACTGAAATGGCCGGACGCCGGAATTGGTACCAGCAAACAGGTAGCGGTCGCCATATGACGTATTGAGCGTCGCCACCATCGAATCGCGAATACCGGCAATCTCCTGCGCCATGCTCTCCCGAACCGTCGCACTGGAGGTATCGGTGGCAGCCTGCGTCAGAATCCGCTTGATGTCGATCATGTTGTCGATGGTTTCATCAAGCGCCTCCTGGGCGAGCCGTCCCTGGCGCAATCCACTGCTGATATTCTTCTGGTACTGCTCCTGCTTCCGGATGTCCTCCTCGATAATGCGGCTGCGCTGAAACGAGGTGGGGTCCTGCGAAGGCAGCCTTACCCGCTTTCCGCTGGAGAGATCCGACTGGATCCCGGCCATTTGGCTGCGGTTCTTGTTGATATCCCGTATGAAGTCATCAAAAATGATTTTCTGTGTGATACGCATGACTTACCTCACCAGGCTGATTAACGTGTCCATCATTTGCTGGGCACTGGCCATTACCCTGGCCGCGCCCTGATAAGCGTTTTGATACTGAATCATCAGACTGAGTTCTTCGTCGATGTTGACACCGGCCTCACGCTCCTGCTGCACCTCGAGCATGCGGATTTCCGACTCGCGTGTCTCCATCGTATTTCGCAGCCGCGAAAGGTCGCTGCCCGCACTGCT
Proteins encoded in this region:
- a CDS encoding sigma-54 dependent transcriptional regulator, which codes for MQGRILVVDDDKLLLGFMEEHLSMNNYDVVAFNSPVEALSYLEKNRVDLVVSDVKMNEMTGDEVMNHINRNYPDTGVILITGFGSINHSVNAIRKGAFDYVTKPFTSREILYRVNRFFETAPEERRAEASTPAPSTGTTTGEPESGAAQSSKSTSGGQKKAGGGRGGRKAEIKMVGQHPHIRRLLSMLPQIARNNAPILIQGESGTGKEVYAHLIHHESDRASGPYLKINCANLPSELVESTLFGHMKGSFTGATSDRKGAFDEADGGTLLLDEITEIDINIQAKLLRVLQEKEFQRVGSQKPVKVDVRVIATTNRQMTEAIAENQFREDLYYRLNVFPITIPPLRERRDDIPMLAQFFIDRYTSQYDMGEKTLSKQLADYLMEQEWKGNVRELDNKIHRGVILSQKEPEISIEHVEDHLFSNVDEEIKSEVLADIPLIPIEEMELQMIKKALEKTRGNQKKAGQLLGISDRTIRNKLKNSGWTEEMDSD
- the fliD gene encoding flagellar filament capping protein FliD gives rise to the protein MSSVGNIFQSTNPYEKFVQQLVELESQTKYKLQAQQGVHRERKDALGAVSSSISKFNSKLEELQDKDNNAFHPLKTSSSNEKAIRVNSASGIDRPSVYNIDVERLATRDVALAQVMSAEGTDLASYGSGSVTLTIGDQTETITLETQKDDGDGNMVDMTNHEILDAFASQITEHFGDHAQANVFQVNNDEVQFSIQSLNTGHENRIQFSDADGVLDTIINGSGDDQVLAMHHLVDQMELDARFTIDGVTFERADNLVDDAVTGLNFELLRTTTETEQMSVQRDTEKARSNVNSFVSAFNEMNKTIRDRTFIDAEGDRRGALQNMRGIRNLTLNLRQIGLQSMDGMEPGQVGRLADMGISFDKDGTMRVDDSEKLDEVLAERPGEVQAFFTSEESPINLMLEQAESFTKARTGIIASMEDGIDQQLSRLDNRIAAQDRHLEQYEQRQRAEFAKLQQIITQGEDQFNQVMMFQQRLGMF
- the flgL gene encoding flagellar hook-associated protein FlgL, with amino-acid sequence MRITQKIIFDDFIRDINKNRSQMAGIQSDLSSGKRVRLPSQDPTSFQRSRIIEEDIRKQEQYQKNISSGLRQGRLAQEALDETIDNMIDIKRILTQAATDTSSATVRESMAQEIAGIRDSMVATLNTSYGDRYLFAGTNSGVRPFQFDELEPGGVADHSNSSPLKVQAGDELFIEFSVTGTDLRESGAGDMFEIIDNIHQALLDNDTAALNGMMSDVDQMIDHSSIVTSRLGNNINRLEFMFEQYESTNIVMKSDVSNLVDTDFAKAFSDMQRTQISFEAAMAVHTQMIHNTLLDYL